A single Chlamydia suis DNA region contains:
- a CDS encoding KpsF/GutQ family sugar-phosphate isomerase, with translation MPGIAEDLCLDIFHKQRQMISQYFANFQCASVRLLTEKLLEHQGAVFFSGVGKSGCIARKLVATMQSFGEKAFFLSGDLLHGDLGVVSSGDIVCLFSNSGETKEILEWIPHLKNRQVFLVGITASPCSNLAASADFVVTLPKLEELDPFNLMPTTSTTCQLLFSDLLAMTVLHSRKISLSDYGRNHPSGQIGLKANGKVKDYFFPKTEVPFCSPSTSVSEALTVLSSYGYGCVCIVNEQFELLGIFTDGDLRRGLSECGGDVLEFPLQRVMTKKPKTISEDADILLSLKMMETGNPVTVLPVVDAQHQRFVVGLLHMHTLARAGLLQ, from the coding sequence ATGCCAGGTATTGCAGAAGACCTTTGTTTGGATATTTTTCATAAGCAAAGACAAATGATTTCGCAGTATTTCGCAAACTTTCAGTGTGCTAGTGTTCGTCTGCTTACAGAAAAGCTTTTGGAGCATCAGGGTGCAGTGTTTTTTTCTGGAGTAGGAAAAAGCGGTTGCATCGCTCGTAAATTAGTTGCCACTATGCAATCTTTTGGAGAAAAAGCTTTTTTTCTTTCTGGCGACCTTCTTCATGGGGATCTAGGAGTTGTTTCTTCAGGAGATATTGTTTGTTTATTTTCGAATAGCGGAGAGACTAAAGAGATTTTAGAATGGATTCCGCATCTTAAAAATCGACAAGTTTTTTTAGTGGGGATCACAGCATCTCCTTGTTCTAATCTGGCAGCTTCTGCTGATTTTGTTGTGACACTGCCTAAGTTAGAAGAGTTGGATCCCTTTAATCTTATGCCTACAACGTCGACAACTTGTCAGTTGCTCTTTTCGGATCTTTTGGCAATGACGGTTTTGCACTCTCGAAAAATCTCCTTATCGGACTACGGGAGGAATCATCCAAGCGGACAGATCGGTTTGAAAGCCAATGGGAAAGTCAAAGATTATTTTTTCCCTAAGACGGAAGTTCCTTTTTGTTCTCCATCCACTAGTGTTTCAGAAGCTCTTACTGTACTTTCTTCGTATGGTTACGGATGTGTATGCATAGTGAATGAGCAATTTGAGTTATTAGGGATATTCACGGATGGAGATTTAAGACGAGGGCTTTCTGAATGTGGCGGAGATGTATTGGAGTTTCCGTTGCAACGGGTCATGACGAAAAAACCTAAGACAATCTCGGAAGACGCGGATATTCTTTTGAGTTTAAAGATGATGGAAACAGGCAATCCTGTGACTGTGCTTCCTGTGGTAGACGCCCAACATCAACGTTTTGTCGTTGGGTTATTACATATGCATACGTTAGCTAGGGCGGGATTATTGCAATAA
- a CDS encoding dihydrolipoamide acetyltransferase family protein, with protein MFEFRFPKIGETASGGIVVRWLKQVGDFIQKDEPLIEVSTDKIATELAPSQAGILEECLVQEGEEVSSGDVLARLRESSASEDPVQAHVEESKEPSLKNGSQWLSPAVLGIANKEGMDLQELQQIRGTGEEGRITKRDLERYLVDKRDAKDVCCSKEENRIPMSPLRRAIASSLQQSSEEVPHASLVVDVDVTDLLHLISLERERFAAAHGVKLTITSFIIQCLAKSLEQFPLLNGFLDGDTIVLKKAVNVGVAVNLNKEGVVVPVIHNCQDKGLVSIAKALADLSSRARANKLDPLETRGGSVTVTNFGMTGALIGVPIIRYPEVAILGIGTIQKRVVVRDDDSLAIRKMVYVTLTFDHRVLDGIYGGEFLTALKNRLESVTMS; from the coding sequence ATGTTCGAGTTTCGATTTCCAAAGATAGGGGAAACCGCATCTGGGGGTATAGTTGTCCGCTGGTTGAAACAGGTCGGAGACTTTATTCAAAAAGATGAGCCGTTGATCGAGGTTTCAACAGATAAGATCGCAACAGAGCTAGCTCCTTCACAAGCAGGTATTTTAGAAGAGTGTTTGGTTCAAGAGGGGGAAGAGGTTTCCTCTGGAGATGTTTTGGCTCGTTTGCGAGAAAGTTCCGCATCAGAGGATCCTGTACAAGCTCATGTGGAGGAATCTAAAGAACCTTCTCTAAAAAATGGGTCGCAGTGGCTATCCCCAGCAGTTTTGGGAATAGCAAACAAAGAGGGAATGGATCTCCAGGAATTGCAACAGATTCGTGGTACAGGAGAGGAAGGTCGAATTACTAAAAGAGACCTGGAACGTTATCTTGTTGATAAAAGAGACGCTAAAGATGTGTGTTGTTCTAAAGAAGAAAATAGAATCCCAATGTCTCCGCTACGCCGAGCTATAGCCTCTTCTTTGCAGCAATCCTCAGAAGAGGTGCCGCATGCCTCTTTGGTTGTTGATGTGGACGTTACGGATTTATTACATCTTATTTCTCTAGAGCGAGAGCGTTTTGCGGCAGCTCATGGTGTTAAGCTCACAATCACGAGTTTTATCATACAGTGTTTAGCTAAATCTTTGGAGCAGTTCCCCCTTCTTAATGGATTTTTGGATGGAGATACGATTGTTTTAAAGAAAGCTGTTAATGTAGGAGTGGCTGTAAACCTAAATAAAGAGGGTGTGGTTGTTCCTGTTATTCATAACTGTCAGGATAAGGGGTTAGTGAGTATAGCTAAAGCTCTCGCAGATCTTTCTTCTAGAGCACGCGCTAATAAATTAGATCCTTTAGAAACTCGAGGCGGAAGTGTTACCGTCACGAATTTTGGCATGACTGGGGCTCTTATCGGCGTGCCCATTATTCGTTATCCAGAAGTAGCTATTTTAGGGATTGGGACTATCCAAAAACGTGTTGTTGTTAGGGACGATGATTCTTTGGCTATTAGGAAAATGGTGTACGTTACCCTGACTTTTGACCATCGCGTGTTAGATGGAATTTATGGAGGAGAGTTTTTAACCGCTTTGAAAAATCGCTTAGAGTCTGTTACGATGAGCTAA
- a CDS encoding dicarboxylate/amino acid:cation symporter, whose translation MKLWVKIFIGLIVGVVSGLVLEDKAAFVKPFGDIFLNLLSMVVYPLVFCSMVLGIASISDMKKLGRIGLRSLGLYLGTTAVAIGIGLAFALFFCPGKGCDLHGFDASYSSISGQPSSTSFLTTFGQIFPSNPIRSFVEGNILQIIIFALFTGVSMRLAGAAARPVEQLIHGCNEIMLRMVNMIMSFAPYGVAASMAWISGNHGLTVLLQLGKFLVVYYIACICHAILVFGGLVRLGCRRSFSGFLSAMMDAISCAVSTASSSATLPVTMRCVSKHLGVSSEISGFVLPLGATVNMNGTAIFQGMAAVFIAQAYNCPLSLTSLLLLVVTATFSAVGSAGVPGGGMITLGSVLASVGLPIQGIAVLAGIDRLRDIIGTPMNILGDAVVALYIAEGEGECSSEQEENILPQNG comes from the coding sequence ATGAAATTATGGGTAAAAATCTTTATAGGATTGATCGTTGGAGTTGTTTCCGGCTTAGTTCTAGAAGACAAAGCAGCATTTGTTAAGCCTTTTGGGGATATATTTTTGAATCTACTGAGTATGGTAGTGTATCCTTTGGTCTTTTGCTCCATGGTTTTGGGAATCGCTTCGATTAGCGATATGAAAAAACTAGGGCGTATAGGCTTAAGAAGTCTGGGATTATATTTAGGCACAACTGCTGTTGCGATAGGTATTGGTCTGGCTTTTGCGCTCTTCTTCTGTCCTGGGAAGGGCTGCGATCTTCATGGGTTCGATGCGTCTTATTCTTCTATATCGGGACAACCTAGCAGTACGAGCTTTTTAACGACTTTTGGCCAAATTTTTCCTTCTAATCCTATACGTTCTTTTGTTGAAGGGAATATTCTGCAAATCATCATATTTGCTTTGTTCACAGGAGTTTCTATGCGTTTAGCGGGAGCCGCGGCTCGCCCTGTCGAACAGCTAATTCATGGGTGTAATGAAATTATGCTGCGCATGGTAAATATGATTATGTCTTTTGCTCCTTACGGAGTAGCAGCAAGTATGGCTTGGATATCTGGGAATCATGGGTTAACAGTTTTACTGCAATTAGGAAAATTCCTTGTTGTTTATTACATCGCTTGTATTTGTCATGCTATATTGGTGTTTGGCGGATTGGTTCGGTTAGGATGTAGACGCTCATTTAGTGGATTTTTGTCGGCCATGATGGATGCCATTTCTTGCGCTGTATCGACTGCAAGCAGTTCTGCTACACTGCCTGTTACCATGCGTTGTGTTTCAAAACATCTTGGAGTTTCTTCAGAGATATCGGGATTTGTGCTTCCTTTAGGAGCAACCGTAAACATGAATGGTACGGCGATTTTTCAGGGAATGGCAGCAGTTTTTATTGCTCAAGCGTATAATTGCCCACTTTCTTTAACCAGTCTGCTTCTTTTAGTTGTCACGGCGACATTTTCAGCTGTGGGGAGTGCTGGGGTTCCTGGGGGAGGAATGATCACCCTCGGTTCTGTACTTGCTTCTGTCGGCCTGCCTATCCAGGGGATTGCAGTCTTAGCTGGTATCGATCGCTTACGCGATATTATCGGAACGCCTATGAATATTTTAGGAGATGCTGTTGTCGCCTTGTATATTGCCGAAGGAGAAGGAGAGTGTTCTTCTGAACAAGAGGAGAATATCCTTCCTCAAAATGGGTAG
- the lpxK gene encoding tetraacyldisaccharide 4'-kinase gives MRFSFFSGIRDLSRHFIISATSGALSDRLGLVWGVIARVFACVVWLRHKISRSPHRVQATVVSVGNIVVGGTGKTPLVLWLAQALRERGLSCAVLSRGYKGKYSRRKSSVIVDPLLHSASCVGDEPLLLAKYLPAGTVRIQKDRRALAEKSAEAFDVLLLDDGFQYKRIHKDIDIVLVNGSDPFGGGAFFPKGRLRDFPERLGEANYIIVNGRCSPSDLRELDRFNSEAKIVIEPKISEIVWLNMSANMPRDRWKGLGVGVFCGLGFPKGFLTMLRKEGIHILGTHLLPDHEGITKQELDLFCKKIILRQGVGLLCTEKDSIKIGSLAEEMSLPIGEVRMRFSCVSNEERMVAMLDAIEAVRKNKRVTT, from the coding sequence ATGAGATTCAGTTTCTTTTCTGGTATTCGAGACCTTTCCCGTCATTTTATTATCTCTGCGACTTCTGGAGCTTTGTCTGATCGTTTGGGCTTGGTGTGGGGAGTTATTGCTAGAGTGTTTGCTTGTGTTGTTTGGTTGCGACATAAGATTTCAAGATCTCCGCATCGGGTACAGGCAACAGTTGTGAGTGTGGGGAATATTGTTGTTGGTGGGACAGGGAAGACCCCCTTGGTGTTGTGGTTGGCTCAAGCCTTAAGGGAAAGAGGACTTTCTTGTGCGGTCTTGTCTAGAGGATACAAAGGAAAGTATAGTCGGCGGAAGTCTTCTGTTATTGTGGATCCTTTGCTTCACTCGGCTTCGTGTGTTGGTGATGAGCCTTTGCTCTTAGCAAAGTATTTGCCTGCAGGAACAGTAAGGATACAAAAAGATCGCAGAGCTCTGGCTGAAAAAAGTGCAGAAGCTTTCGATGTGTTGTTACTAGACGACGGATTTCAATATAAGCGTATTCATAAAGATATCGACATTGTGCTGGTGAATGGATCAGACCCCTTTGGAGGAGGAGCTTTTTTCCCAAAAGGGAGACTTCGGGATTTTCCGGAACGATTAGGTGAGGCGAATTACATCATAGTTAATGGTCGGTGTTCTCCGTCTGATCTGCGCGAGTTGGATCGATTCAATTCCGAAGCCAAGATTGTTATTGAACCGAAGATTTCGGAGATTGTTTGGTTGAATATGTCTGCGAATATGCCTCGGGATCGTTGGAAAGGTTTGGGAGTGGGGGTTTTTTGTGGTTTAGGATTCCCAAAAGGGTTTTTGACTATGTTAAGGAAAGAGGGGATCCATATTTTAGGAACGCATCTATTGCCCGACCACGAGGGGATAACCAAACAAGAGTTAGATCTTTTCTGTAAAAAAATTATTTTGCGCCAAGGAGTGGGGCTCTTATGCACAGAAAAGGATAGCATAAAAATAGGATCGCTCGCTGAGGAGATGTCGTTGCCCATAGGGGAAGTCCGCATGAGGTTTTCTTGTGTGAGCAACGAAGAACGAATGGTAGCCATGTTGGATGCAATAGAAGCCGTCCGGAAAAATAAGAGGGTGACTACATGA